In the Cydia splendana chromosome 2, ilCydSple1.2, whole genome shotgun sequence genome, one interval contains:
- the LOC134802809 gene encoding putative ferric-chelate reductase 1 homolog, with protein MLPRKRNRGLLALALMLLVQSSEQHGSGAPPGSCVDQLPRHPEIEPQTSVPPYVVVTSSSQVRQGDKLSITIGSQPGAPVPIGGFILQARQVQNPDTIVGKFLTVPDPEDTQIISCRGDNDTVTHSNPKEKPAQTFLWQAPTDFLGGIEFRATVAQSYATFWKNVESAVVEVVTPDTVVTTTALPATTQRTTVAPPVVMESKPKAVPTQLDTIYQGCADTKLCYGVPQNCLNAGNCKAVVAVFVAGDKYTFEIQGTDNPKYVATALSMDNKMGDDSAMECVRNDNGRVSLFTSWTYPKEEPYVRRSDSPQDIVQLLESSVIDGKLYCKFTRDVESKVMGQMFNLATTKYNLMVVSGDSMKDPERVGFHSLAYESTGEPLALSSVGAAAGASKLLLKLHGSFMIAAWLGSASLGILLARYFRQTWVGKQLGGKDIWFAYHRMLMVLTWLLTVTGFILILVEVGGWSTTGDNPHAITGIVTVVLCFIQPIGAYFRPHPGTKKRPIFNWVHWLFGNAAHILGIATIFLAVYLQKAELPPWSVFVLAAFVAFHVIMHVVLSLTVCVSEGKISRSPVNVFPMKDMMGQQRQASQVDRSIDAPFSSFRRLLLGIYAPIILIFVVAMICLVALAPIGDTYSTIMGA; from the exons ATGCTACCTCGGAAAAGGAACAGGGGTCTGCTGGCGCTCGCGCTGATGCTGCTTGTGCAGTCTTCTGAACAACATGGCTCTGGAGCGCCTCCTGGG TCGTGCGTAGACCAACTCCCTCGGCATCCCGAGATCGAGCCCCAGACCTCCGTTCCACCCTATGTGGTAGTGACGTCATCGTCCCAGGTCCGACAAGGAGATAAGCTCAGCATCACCATTGGCAGCCAGCCGGGTGCGCCCGTGCCTATTGGCGGCTTCATTCTGCAGGCCAGACAAGTGCAG AATCCCGACACTATTGTGGGCAAGTTCCTGACAGTCCCTGATCCCGAGGACACGCAGATCATCAGCTGCCGCGGCGACAACGACACTGTAACGCACTCCAACCCTAAGGAGAAGCCGGCGCAGACTTTCCTATGGCAAGCACCAACTGATTTCCTAGGAGGAATCGAATTCAG AGCAACAGTAGCACAAAGCTACGCCACCTTCTGGAAGAATGTGGAATCGGCAGTGGTTGAAGTGGTGACTCCAGACACCGTGGTCACCACTACGGCTCTGCCTGCTACCACTCAAAGAACCACTGTGGCTCCTCCTGTCGTTATGGAGTCTAAG CCAAAAGCAGTTCCTACCCAACTCGACACCATCTACCAGGGTTGTGCCGACACTAAGCTCTGCTACGGAGTGCCCCAGAACTGCCTCAACGCCGGCAACTGCAAGGCCGTCGTGGCCGTCTTCGTCGCTGGCGACAAATACACCTTCGAGATCCAGGGAACGGACAACCCTAAATACGTCGCTACTGCTCTGAGCATGGACAACAAGATGGGAGACGACAGTGCCATGGAATGCGTCAGAAACGACAACGGAAGAGTCAGTCTCTTCACATCCTGGACATACCCTAAAGAGGAGCCCTACGTGCGAAGATCTGACTCGCCTCAGGACATTGTTCAGCTTTTAGAGTCTTCTGTGATCGATGGGAAGCTGTATTGCAAGTTCACGAGAGATGTGGAATCCAAAGTTATGGGACAGATGTTCAATTTGGCTACGACGAAGTACAACTTGATGGTGGTTTCTGGAGATAGTATGAAAG ACCCCGAGCGAGTAGGGTTCCACAGCCTCGCGTACGAGTCGACGGGCGAGCCACTCGCCCTGTCAAGTGTGGGTGCAGCCGCGGGAGCCTCCAAGCTGCTGCTCAAGTTGCACGGAAGCTTCATGATCGCCGCTTGGCTGGGAAGCGCTTCACTGGGCATTTTACTGGCACG GTATTTCAGACAGACGTGGGTCGGAAAGCAGCTAGGCGGAAAGGACATTTGGTTCGCC TACCACCGAATGCTGATGGTGCTGACGTGGCTGCTGACCGTGACCGGCTTCATCCTGATCCTAGTAGAGGTTGGCGGCTGGTCTACTACGGGAGACAACCCTCACGCCATCACCGGCATCGTTACAGTTGTGCTGTGCTTTATACAGCCTATTG GTGCTTACTTCAGGCCACACCCTGGAACTAAGAAGAGGCCTATCTTCAACTGGGTGCACTGGCTATTTGGCAACGCCGCGCACATTTTAGGCA TCGCAACAATCTTCCTGGCGGTATACCTTCAGAAGGCGGAACTACCTCCGTGGAGCGTGTTCGTGCTGGCGGCCTTCGTCGCCTTCCACGTCATCATGCATGTCGTTCTTTCC CTAACTGTGTGCGTGTCGGAGGGCAAGATCAGCCGCAGTCCCGTGAACGTGTTCCCTATGAAGGACATGATGGGGCAGCAGCGGCAGGCCTCACAGGTCGACAGGAGCATCGACGCACCG TTCTCCAGCTTCCGAAGACTGCTCCTCGGCATCTACGCGCCCATTATCCTCATATTCGTCGTGGCCATGATCTGCCTAGTCGCCCTTGCGCCTATTGGGGACACCTACAGCACCATCATGGGAGCTTGA
- the LOC134802153 gene encoding DNA polymerase epsilon subunit 2 — MGDLQKIRSEVNNAFKLSGFTIRREASTFVTEQVSSLTPRERTKLIDKLTAHLMHQCISQPILEKEHLETAYRECCTAGLEETESVLSVIDAFSIPKLVYDNERKKLSKSVSTDRHLYPEPKWKAQYLIDRYTIIWQRTVRNKLFAQEVLPSMEQEKRFQLRKIEVLLSSSSRVDEVIVLGLLTQLTEGKFYLEDPTGSVELDMKETRYHSGLFTESSFVLAEGFFEDKIFHVMGLVLPPSESRATSLNYFGNLNTFGGKSKNLLKNSQNLLKIEQENEDGLIIFLSDVWFDNLKVMAKLKTFFTGYNEFPPIAIVFMGEFLSCPYGYEHSTQLRAALINLADILLPFTKLRELCKFIFVPGRGDPAAPNILPRPAIPNSVTKEIRDKLGDSVIFTSNPCRIQYCTQEIILIRQDLVTKMCRNSIHFPETGDIPDHLTKTLLSQCTLSPLSLGIQPVYWRHADALSLYPMPDLVVVADHFQPYTRAYQDCQIINPGSFPRTEFSFKVYVPASKTVEDSQIPKEDS; from the coding sequence ATGGGTGACCTGCAAAAGATACGATCGGAGGTTAATAATGCGTTCAAGCTTAGCGGCTTCACAATACGTCGCGAAGCCAGCACCTTTGTGACCGAACAGGTTTCCTCTCTAACGCCGCGCGAAAGAACGAAATTGATCGACAAGTTAACTGCCCATTTAATGCACCAGTGTATATCCCAGCCTATTTTAGAGAAGGAACATCTAGAAACTGCTTATAGGGAGTGCTGTACTGCCGGACTTGAAGAGACCGAATCGGTACTAAGTGTGATCGATGCCTTTAGCATTCCTAAACTGGTATATGATAATGAAAGGAAGAAGTTAAGTAAAAGCGTGAGTACCGACCGCCACTTGTACCCAGAGCCTAAATGGAAAGCCCAGTACTTGATAGATAGATATACTATTATTTGGCAAAGGACCGTTAGAAACAAGTTGTTTGCTCAAGAAGTACTGCCGTCTATGGAGCAAGAGAAGCGATTTCAGTTGAGAAAAATCGAGGTTCTACTCAGTTCTTCAAGCAGAGTTGACGAGGTTATAGTGTTAGGTTTGTTAACTCAGTTAACTGAAGGGAAGTTCTACTTGGAAGATCCAACTGGGAGTGTAGAATTAGATATGAAGGAAACTAGGTACCATTCAGGACTGTTCACGGAAAGCAGCTTTGTTCTAGCTGAAGGATTCTTTGAAGACAAGATATTCCATGTCATGGGGCTAGTTCTACCACCTTCGGAGAGCAGAGCAACATCTTTGAACTATTTCGGAAACTTGAACACTTTTGGAGGAAAGTCAAAGAATTTATTAAAGAATTCACAAAATTTGCTAAAAATAGAGCAGGAGAATGAAGATGGATTGATTATTTTCTTATCTGATGTTTGGTTTGACAATCTCAAAGTCATGGcaaagttaaaaacattttttactgGTTATAATGAGTTCCCACCTATCGCCATTGTGTTTATGGGAGAGTTTCTGTCATGCCCTTATGGATACGAACATAGTACACAGCTCAGAGCTGCCTTAATCAATTTGGCGGATATACTCTTACCATTCACTAAACTACGAGAACTCTGTAAGTTTATCTTTGTCCCCGGCCGAGGAGATCCCGCTGCACCTAACATCCTGCCTAGACCGGCAATCCCAAACTCTGTTACAAAAGAAATAAGGGACAAATTGGGAGATTCAGTAATTTTCACATCAAACCCCTGCAGAATACAATACTGCACAcaagaaataattttaataagacAGGATTTGGTAACAAAAATGTGTAGAAACTCTATACATTTTCCAGAAACCGGTGATATACCAGACCACTTGACGAAAACATTGCTGAGTCAGTGCACTCTGTCGCCGTTGTCTTTAGGAATACAACCGGTTTACTGGAGACATGCAGATGCTTTAAGCTTGTATCCGATGCCGGACCTGGTTGTGGTGGCGGATCATTTCCAGCCATATACAAGGGCATACCAAGACTGCCAGATTATTAATCCAGGATCATTCCCTAGGACAGAATTTTCATTTAAAGTTTACGTACCAGCTTCAAAGACGGTTGAAGATTCACAAATTCCTAAAGAAGACAGTTGA